GGTGCCGTCCTTGCGGACCTCGGTCAGGCGGCGGGCCAGGCGGTGGGCCAGCTCGATCGGCAGCGGCATCAGGGTGGGGGTCTCGTCGCTGGCGTAGCCGAACATCAGGCCCTGGTCGCCGGCGCCCTGGCGGTCCAGGTCGTCCTCGTCGTGCTCGGTGCGGCCGGTGTCGACGCGGACCTCGTAGGCGGTGTCGACGCCCTGGGCGATGTCGGCCGACTGGGCGCCGATGGAGACCGAGACGCCGCAGGAGGCGCCGTCGAATCCCTTGGCCGAGGAGTCGTAGCCGATGTCGAGGATCTTCTGGCGGACCAGGGTGGCGATGTCGGCGTAGGCGGAGGTCGTCACCTCGCCGGCGATGTGCACCTGGCCGGTGGTGATCAGGGTTTCGACCGCGACGCGGGAGGCGGGGTCCTGGCGCAGCAGTGCGTCCAGGACGGTGTCGCTGATCTGGTCGGCGATCTTGTCGGGGTGTCCCTCGGTCACGGATTCCGAGGTGAACAGGCGGCGGGACATGACAGCTCCAAGAGACTGGGGTGGTGGACACACGCCGGTGACGGGCACGCGCAGCCGTCGGGGTGCCGGATCAGGTGTGTGCGCCCTTGGCCGACAGCAGTCCGGCGACCTCGGCCGCCGTGCCGGCGGCGGCCAGTTCGTCCGCGGCCACGTCGATGTCGTACTGCTTCGCCAGGATGACCGCGAACTCGATGAGGACCAGGGAATCCAGGTCGAGACTCTCGAAATCGGTGTCGGCCGTCGTTTCGGGGGGGACGTCGAAGTGCGTCTTCAGAACGTCGAGTACGGGCTCGGGCTGTATGCCGGTCCGTATCGTCATGGGATTTCCTTTCCAGGCGTCGTCGGTGCTGTCAGGCGGGGGTGATCGGCGGCCAGGTCAGGGCGATGGAGCCCCATGCCAGGCCGGCGCCGAAGGCGGTCAGCAGCAGCCGGTCGTGGGGCCGGAACCGGTTGCGGGCGGCGGCGTCGGCCAGGGCGAGCGGGATGGAGGCGGCCGCGGTGTTGCCCGCTTCTTCGATGTGGGAGACCACGCGCTGTCTGTCCACGCCCAGTTGCTGCGCCAGGCTGTGCAGGATGCGCAGGTTCGCCTGGTGGCCGACCACATGGTCGATCTGGCCGACGTTCCAGCCCGCTTTGTCCAGGGCCGCGGCCGAGGACCGTTCCATCCCGTGGACGGCCTGGACGAAGATCTCCTTGCCGCGCATGTGGATGTAGTGGCCGTCCGGGTGCGGTTCGCGGCCGGTGGCGCGCTGGCGGGAGCCGCCGTCCGGGATGGTGGCCAGGTCCCTGCCGGTGCCGTCGGCGCCCAGGTCGACGGCCAGGACGGCGCCGGGCTCGTCGGTGGTTCCGGCGCGCAGGACGACGGCGCCGGCGCCGTCGCCGAAGATGACGGCGGTGCCGCGGTCGGCGGGGTTGAGGACGGTGGAGAAGACCTCGGCGCCGATGACGAGGACGCGTTCGGCGTGCCCGGCGACGAGCGCGGCGGTCGCGGTGGCGAGCGCGTAGACGAATCCCGAGCATCCGGCTGCCATGTCGAAGGCGGCGGCCGGGCCGAGGCCGAGGCGG
The sequence above is a segment of the Streptomyces asoensis genome. Coding sequences within it:
- a CDS encoding acyl carrier protein, which produces MTIRTGIQPEPVLDVLKTHFDVPPETTADTDFESLDLDSLVLIEFAVILAKQYDIDVAADELAAAGTAAEVAGLLSAKGAHT
- a CDS encoding beta-ketoacyl-ACP synthase III yields the protein MTARAAVLSGLGGYLPPRTVTNEELSARIDTSDEWIRRRTGIRRRHVADPGVSTGDLAVEAGHRALKSAGLGTADTVDMVIMATSTPDHPLPATAPDVAARLGLGPAAAFDMAAGCSGFVYALATATAALVAGHAERVLVIGAEVFSTVLNPADRGTAVIFGDGAGAVVLRAGTTDEPGAVLAVDLGADGTGRDLATIPDGGSRQRATGREPHPDGHYIHMRGKEIFVQAVHGMERSSAAALDKAGWNVGQIDHVVGHQANLRILHSLAQQLGVDRQRVVSHIEEAGNTAAASIPLALADAAARNRFRPHDRLLLTAFGAGLAWGSIALTWPPITPA